A segment of the Methanomicrobiales archaeon genome:
GCCGCCACCGGCAACCAGCTCTGCCTTTGCACCAGTCAACAGGACGATGGCGTCGATCTCCGTAAATACCTGACCGGGTACGGGAAGGAGGCGTGGGCCATGCGCTCCTGGCACATTTAATTTTCCTGCCAGGTCATCAAGATCGCCAGAAATGCGCTTTTCCAACCCGACAGGCACCATCAAACGGACGCGGCGGCCAACTACGGCCTGATGTGGTTGACGACTTAAAAAAAAAAGGTGATATTATCCTGAAAGGGGCAAATGCTCTCGATCCGAATCGGAAACGGGCGGCTATTTATATAGGTCATCCCGAAGGAGGAACGATTGGCGTCGCATTGCAGAAATTGTTTTGCCCTTCTGCCAAACGCCGTCGGTGATTATCACGTCACCGGGGAATTTGCTCTCATCGGGCGGCCGTCCGGTGTCGGTTGTGGGATGAGATGGGGGAAGGGCGATGCCACGGAAGAACCGGGTTCGACTGAAGCCCTCCCTTCTTTTCATTGTCGCAAATATTTCCTCGGCCACGTAACCGTTTGTTGTACCTGCCACGATTCCAAGAGTCCCACAATCAAGTGTCCTTCGCATTTCAGGATGCACTGCCAGTGCTTTGCCGATAAGTCTCTTCCCCGCGGCCGGTGTGGTGAGGAACTGTCTCATGCCATGAATCTCCCCTGTTGATAATCGTATTCAAATCTCAAGATCGCCATGCCGCGTCGGAGTGTCATGGTATGACAAAAAGAGGAGTCACTGGTCATTATCGTGACAGAATGCCACTCATGAAAGGGCATGCATTGGTTGTCCTCTCGAATCGGATGGTCAATACCCTTCTTTTTATAGGTTTTTGCCAAGATTGTAGGCTTTTTTCAGATTTGTCTCCCTTGAGGACCTGTCCTGCGGCATCATCCCTCCAAGAATTTCCATCGTCGCTTCTTTCACACCCACACCAAGCAATCTATCATTTATCATGACACGTCGCATGCTCTCGGCAATACCCGTCCCTTCGAGGTGTTCTCCTGTGTGACCTGTCGAACAGATTACTATTGCTCTTCTGATGGAAATCTTCGTCTGCCTTTGTCCATTTTCATCATAATAATAAGCATATCCGTATGTCAAAACTCTGTCAAACCAACCTTTGAGCTTTGCAGGGCAGTCACTCCACCATACCGGATAGATAAACGCCAGGGCGTCGGCACGGTTAATCTTTTCCTGTTCTCTGGCGACATCGTGTGGTATCGGTGCATCGGGATCAAGGCCGACTTCCCGGTGATACTGGTCTGCATCCATTTCTGATTTGAATCCCATCGCGTATAAATCGCCAATTTCGTATGTATGCCCCGCTTCTTTGAGACCTCGAGTGAATGCATCGAGAACCTCCCTATTGAAGGATATTTTGCTCGGGTGAGTGAAGAGAATATAGACATGCATATTGTCTATGTTTCGTCTATCCCTAAAAATATTGATAATGTCAAAATAATCGTCAGCAGGGGTTTTCCTGCCGGGGAAATGCGGCACGGGTGTTGGGAATATGGTTTGGGCAGGTGGATATTGCGCGCGTCGCCATGAAAAAAAAGCATTGAAGTGGCGTTTGGCAATCCCTTCCCTCGCATCTTCTGGATTCACGGGTATTTCGATCCATTCGCAAAGATCACTGGGAAGTTGCCCTCGGCAAACGATCCTCGCATCATCATGCATGGTCGGGGAGAGCGTACGTTCCGGAGGGTCCTTCCGAAAGGATTGCCTGCTGTCAAAGTCGGATACCGGTCTTCAACTTGCGGAGAATCTCGCCTCCGCCATGGAACGGAGCCTGGATGCAGAGGGATGGTGAGGTAGACTTCGGCAGATGCGTGCCGTTCCGCGGGTTAATTTTCCAAAGTGATCAGCGCGAGGTATCAGCGCGAGGTGTACCAGCTCCCGAGCAGGGGCTGGTATTCCCGATGCTCGCCGCGGAGCTGCATCCCGATGGCGATGCACTCTTCGGCCCTGGTGCGGTTGCCCGGGGGCTGGTGACAGACCGCTTTGTTGTCCCACGCGGCGTCGTAGCGGGGGTTGATCTCGAGTACGAGATCGAAACTTTTGAGCGCTTCGTCGATCAGGCCTAGGTAGACCGGGCACACCCCCCTTCCGGAAGGCAGCTCCCAGATGCCCTCAAGCTCAAGCACTCT
Coding sequences within it:
- a CDS encoding NAD(P)H-dependent oxidoreductase produces the protein MHVYILFTHPSKISFNREVLDAFTRGLKEAGHTYEIGDLYAMGFKSEMDADQYHREVGLDPDAPIPHDVAREQEKINRADALAFIYPVWWSDCPAKLKGWFDRVLTYGYAYYYDENGQRQTKISIRRAIVICSTGHTGEHLEGTGIAESMRRVMINDRLLGVGVKEATMEILGGMMPQDRSSRETNLKKAYNLGKNL